One genomic region from Salvia hispanica cultivar TCC Black 2014 chromosome 2, UniMelb_Shisp_WGS_1.0, whole genome shotgun sequence encodes:
- the LOC125205047 gene encoding MLP-like protein 423, translated as MATNKVKIEIELKTSSEKLWKNLKEFITLFLKAMSDAIETVDVIEGDGRLVGTVYVSTSKPTKMIPVGSINKERLEIVDNEKKIWGYSILEGDILEYYKNFKAVINVGSNPKSDGALVKYAAEFNKANENVVVDLDVYKAFVVKVYMAVDAYLLKAVTPYMYCFTNNNDDDDDDDDDDDDDDDGDGDGDGDGDGDGDGDDGDGGGDDDDDDDDDDDDDDIIVV; from the exons ATGGCTACTAACAAGGTTAAGATagaaattgagttgaaaacCTCTTCAGAAAAGCTATGGAAAAACCTAAAAGAATTCATCACACTCTTTCTCAAAGCAATGTCTGATGCAATCGAAACGGTCGATGTGATCGAGGGCGATGGAAGATTGGTCGGAACAGTCTATGTGTCTACTTCGAAGCCCACAA AGATGATCCCCGTGGGTTCGATCAACAAGGAGAGGCTTGAAATTGTGGACAATGAGAAGAAGATATGGGGTTATAGTATTCTGGAAGGCGATATCTTGGAATATTACAAGAATTTCAAGGCGGTAATAAATGTTGGCAGCAACCCAAAAAGTGATGGTGCTTTGGTTAAATATGCAGCCGAGTTTAACAaggcaaatgaaaatgtcgtTGTTGATCTTGATGTCTACAAGGCTTTTGTTGTTAAAGTTTACATGGCTGTTGATGCTTATCTTCTAAAG GCCGTCACTCCATATATGTATTgctttactaataataatgatgatgatgatgatgatgatgatgatgatgatgatgatgatgatggtgatggtgatggtgatggtgatggtgatggtgatggtgatggtgatgatggtgatggtggtggtgatgatgatgatgatgatgatgatgatgatgatgatgatgatataatagtagtatga